A region from the Serinus canaria isolate serCan28SL12 chromosome 10, serCan2020, whole genome shotgun sequence genome encodes:
- the C10H15orf48 gene encoding normal mucosa of esophagus-specific gene 1 protein, with product MNKGILRTLRTKRELIPLAGILSFAAVGAFSFCVYSLFCKSDVIIHKTGSSEPWENIDPAKPQKLVTINQQWQPIKELEEVKKLTK from the exons ATGAACAAGGGCATCTTACGCACGCTTAGAACGAAGAGAGAA CTCATTCCCCTGGCCGGAATATTGTCCTTTGCAGCAGTTGGGGCGTTCTCTTTTTGTGTCTATTCCCTGTTCTGCAAATCTGATGTGAT CATTCACAAGACTGGCAGTTCAGAACCATGGGAAAATATTGATCCTGCCAAGCCTCAGAAG CTGGTAACAATCAATCAGCAGTGGCAACCTATAAAAGAGCTGGAAGAGGTCAAAAAGCTGACGAAGTGA
- the SPATA5L1 gene encoding ribosome biogenesis protein SPATA5L1, with product MEAAVLKLLRLDPRDEGTQRCRLGPAALSFLGARIGAPLRISLPGGCCVCTAWPRHDLADGYLQADLTCSTAGLPARDLRGLSLSVGRLQLLPYGQLRAAALRVVLKSAALKKSTPRAVLQETIRELLRNVYVSPRYVVTVAPSPENPVVYVEILSASPLEEGAGLITPQTSIKIKEVVTLEWYRHLSEDSAKTPIAGLDDVGKSLKEMIDLPFRFPKTFKKLGLSVPNGVLLIGPPGVGKTLMVKAVAKELGAYLFGISGPALHGSRPGEGEENLRRVFEKGREMSNEGPTILFFDEIDSLCPKRGSSNNAPEDRIVAQLLTLLDGVGSEGKMVIVAATNRPDALDPALRRPGRFDREVIIGTPTVTQRRSILQLLTSDMPISAEVDLAKLAEMTTGYVGADLTALCREAAMQAVSHSSWDSTEHENMINMGDFQEAFKTIQPSSFRSAVGLTECKPVTWEQIGGLEDVKLKLKQSIEWPMKFPEAFARMGLSHPKGILLYGPSGCAKTTLVKAVATSCHCSFLSVSGADLFSPYVGDSEKILSQVFRQARANTPAIIFLDEIDSILGSRALCRTGHGVSERVLSVLLNELDGVGLKVTERRGGKLQLEAQCQEQSDEERKLEFQETLNKDFMVVAATNRPDMLDDALLRPGRLDKMIYIPPPDLKGRLSILKICTEKIPLDTDVSLEDMAVLTDLFSGADIENLCKEAALLALQENGLEATAVKQEHFVKSLQTVKPSLNIKDLEFYEKFSNQELAS from the exons ATGGAGGCGGCAGTCTTAAAGCTGCTCCGTCTGGACCCGCGAGATGAGGGCACACAGCGGTGCCGCTTGGGACCTGCCGCGCTCTCCTTCCTGGGAGCCAGGATCGGCGCCCCGCTGAGGATCTCATTGCCCGGCGGCTGCTGTGTGTGCACGGCGTGGCCCCGGCACGACCTAGCGGACGGGTACCTGCAGGCCGACCTGACGTGCAGCACGGCGGGGCTGCCGGCCCGGGACCTGCGCGGGCTCTCGCTGAGCGTGGGccggctgcagctgctgccctacGGACAGCTGCGAGCGGCGGCCCTCAGAGTGGTCCTCAAGAGCGCCGCGCTGAAAAAGTCGACTCCCAGAGCGGTGTTGCAGGAGACAATCCGAGAGCTGCTAAGAAATGTGTATGTTTCGCCTCGTTATGTTGTTACTGTTGCCCCAAGTCCCGAAAATCCCGTGGTGTATGTTGAAATACTGTCTGCGTCTCCTTtggaggagggagctggatTGATAACTCCCCAAACAAGTATAAAAATTAAGGAGGTGGTCACTTTAGAATGGTACAGACATCTATCAGAAGACAGTGCAAAAACTCCAATTGCAGGACTGGATGATGTGGGGAAGTCTTTGAAAGAAATGATTGATCTGCCTTTCCGCTTTCCAAAAACTTTCAAGAAGCTGGGTCTTTCTGTCCCGAATGGAGTGCTGTTAATTGGGCCCCCAGGTGTAGGGAAAACTCTGATGGTAAAGGCAGTAGCAAAAGAGCTGGGTGCGTATCTGTTTGGCATCAGTGGCCCAGCCCTCCATGGTTCAAGACCAGGAGAAGGTGAAGAGAATTTGCGAAGAGTCTTTGAAAAGGGCAGAGAGATGTCAAACGAGGGCCCAACCATTCTGTTTTTTGACGAGATTGATTCTCTATGCCCGAAGCGAGGCAGTTCAAACAATGCTCCTGAAGATCGTATTGTTGCTCAGTTGCTGACGCTGCTGGATGGTGTAGGGAGTGAGGGCAAGATGGTCATTGTGGCAGCCACAAACAGGCCTGATGCCTTAGACCCTGCACTGAGGAGACCTGGCAGATTTGACAGAGAG GTTATTATTGGGACCCCAACAGTTACACAGAGAAGATCCATCCTGCAGTTGCTTACATCTGACATGCCCATTTCTGCTGAGGTTGATTTGGCTAAGCTGGCAGAAATGACGACTGGGTATGTTGGAGCAGACCTTACAGCACTCTGCAGAGAAGCTGCCATGCAGGCTGTGTCCCACAGCTCTTGG GATTCAACTGAACATGAAAACATGATTAACATGGGAGATTTCCaagaagcttttaaaacaaTTCAGCCATCCTCTTTTCGAAGTGCAGTTGGACTAACAGAGTGTAAACCTGTGACTTGGGAGCAAATTGGTGGTCTTGAAGATGTGAAATTAAAGTTAAAACAG AGTATTGAGTGGCCTATGAAATTTCCTGAGGCATTTGCCAGGATGGGCCTGTCTCATCCCAAGGGGATTCTTCTCTATGGGCCATCGGGGTGTGCCAAAACCACACTGGTGAAGGCTGTGGCCACGAGTTGTCActgttcctttctctctgtAAGTGGTGCTGACCTGTTCTCACCTTACGTTGGAGATTCAGAGAAAATTTTGTCTCAG GTTTTTCGCCAAGCAAGAGCAAATACTCCAGCAATAATATTCCTAGATGAGATTGATTCTATCTTGGGATCTCGGGCACTCTGCAGAACTGGCCATGGTGTCTCAGAGCGGGTTCTCTCTGTTCTTCTCAATGAATTGGATGGGGTTGGGCTGAAAGTTACAGAAAGAAGAGGAGGCAAGCTACAGCTTGAGGCTCAGTGCCAAGAACAAAGTGATGAGGAAAGAAAG CTAGAGTTCCAGGAAACTTTGAACAAAGATTTCATGGTAGTTGCTGCAACAAATAGACCAGATATGTTGGATGATGCCTTGCTTCGTCCTGGGAGGCTGGACAAGATGATCTATATTCCACCTCCAGATCTGAAG GGAAGACTTTCCATTTTGAAAATCTGCACCGAAAAAATTCCATTAGATACTGATGTGTCATTAGAAGATATGGCAGTCCTAACAGACCTCTTTTCTGGAGCTGATATTGAAAACCTATGCAAGGAG gctGCTTTGTTGGCATTGCAAGAGAATGGACTTGAAGCAACTGCTGTAAAACAGGAACATTTTGTGAAATCATTGCAGACTGTAAAACCATCTTTAAACATAAAAGACTTggaattttatgaaaaattctcTAATCAAGAATTAGCCTCTTGA